In Alosa alosa isolate M-15738 ecotype Scorff River chromosome 10, AALO_Geno_1.1, whole genome shotgun sequence, the genomic stretch acatatacttaaaaaaaagtaatatcaCAAGACATCAGTAATATCACAAGACATCTGACCCTCCTGTAATTTTCACAGATGTGGTGAAAGATAGACATCAAAGGTGACTGTAATATCACAAGTATGACGTAAGATGAAGACACCTCAAGTCATTGTaatattgttgttgtgttttaagGTAAAGACATCATAGGTCATTgtaatattgttgttgttgtgttttaagGTAAAGACATCATAGGTCATTGTaatattgttgttgtgttttaagGTAAAGACATCATAGGTCATTGTaatattgttgttgtgttttaagGTAAAGACATCATAGGCCATTGTaatattgttgttgtgttttaagGTAAAGACATCATAGGTCATTGTaatattgttgttgtgttttaagGTAAAGACATCATAGGTCATTGTAATATTGTTGTGTTTTAAGGTAAAGACATCATAGGTCATTGTaatattgttgttgtgttttaagGTAAAGACATCATAGGCCATTGTaatattgttgttgtgttttaagGTAAAGACATCATAGGCCATTGTaatattgttgttgtgttttaaaGGTAAAAGACATCATAGGTCATTGTaatattgttgttgtgttttaagGTAAAGACATCATAGGTCATTGTaatattgttgttgtgttttaagGTAAAGACATCATAGGTCATTGTAATATTGTTGTGTTTTAAGGTAAAGACATCATAGGTCATTgtaatattgttgttgttgtgttttaagGTAAAGACATCATAGGTCATTGTaatattgttgttgtgttttaagGTAAAGACATCATAGGTCATTGTAATATTGTTGTGTTTTAAGGTAAAGACATCATAGgtcattgttattattgtttgtgttttaaagGTAAAAGACATCATAGGTCATTGTaatattgttgttgtgttttaagGTAAAGACATCATAGGTCATTGTaatattgttgttgtgttttaagGTAAAGACATCATAGGTCATTGTaatattgttgttgtgttttaagGTAAAGACATCATAGGTCATTGTaatattgttgttgtgttttaagGTAAAAATATTGACATCATAGGTCATTGTaatattgttgttgtgttttaagGTAAAGACATCATAGGTCATTGTaatattgttgttgtgttttaagGTAAAGACATCATAGGTCATTGTaatattgttgttgtgttttttaaaattaaaagacATCATAGGTCAatattgttgtgttttttaaGGTAAAGACATCATAGGTCATTGTaatattgttgttgtgttttaaaGGTAAAGACATCATAGGTCATTGTaatattgttgttgtgttttaaaGGTAAAAGACATCATAGGTCATTGTaatattgttgttgtgttttaagGTAAAAGACATCATAGGTCattggtcattgtaatattgttgttgtgttttaagGTAAAGACATCATCATTGTAATATTGGTTGTTTTAAAGGTAAAGAGACATTAGGTaatattgttgttgtgttttaagGTAAAGACATCATAGGTCATTGTaatattgttgttgtgttttaagGTAAAGACATCATAGGTCATTGTaatattgttgttgtgttttaagGTAAAGACATCATAGGTCATTGTaatattgttgttgtgttttaagGTAAAGACATCATAGGTCATTgtaatattgttgttgtttttaagaTTCTAAATATTGGTTGTTGTTTTTAAGGTAAAGACATTGTAGGTCATTGTAATATTGTTGTGTTTTTAAGGTAAAGACATCATAGGTCATTgtaatattgttgttgtttttaaggTAAAGACATCATAGGTCATTGTaatattgttgttgtgttttaagGTAAAGACATCATAGGTCATTGTaatattgttgttgtgttttaagGTAAAGACATCATAGGTCATTGTaatattgttgttgtgttttaagGTATCATAGGTCAttgtaatattatttatttgtgttttaaggtaaaatttgtcatttgtaatattgttgttgtgttttaagGTAAAGACATCATAGGTCATTGTaatattgttgttgtgttttaagGTAAAGACATCATAGGTCATTGTaatattgttgtttgtttttttaggtAAGACATCATAGGTCATTTGTAATGTCAAGGTAAAGACATCATAGGTCATTGTTTTAAGGTAAAGACATCTCAGGTCATTgtaatattgttgttgttgtgttttaagGTAAAGACATCATAGGTCATTGTAATATTGTTGTGTTTTAAGGTAAAGACATCATAGGTCATTGTTTTAAGGTAAAGACATCTCAGGTCATTgtaatattgttgttgttgtgttttaagGTAAAGACATCTCAGGTCATTGTAATATTGCAGTTCTAAGGTAAGCTAGTCAGGTCCACACAAAGGCTCAGTTGAGTGACCTAACGGCTCCGTTGTCATTCTTATTATGGGGTGTCGGAGTGAATGGTCGATCAGGTTACTATGGAAATGGTATGAGATGACATGTAGCAGAGATGAAGCAGCCAGCGGCCGGATACAAACCGTCCCAGAACAGAGAGGAGTCGGGACCAGAGTAAACCCCACCAGACCAGATTACTAAACTAGAGCAGGGTTGAGTTAGGACCCAGAGCAGGGTTGAGTTAGGACCCAGAGCAGGGTTGAGTTAGGACCCAAAGTCAAAAGTCCGCGGTCTCCACAGGAGGACAGCAAATAGAGTCCCATGAACACACATGTCTACaggctgtgcagtgtgtgtggtgtgtgtgtgtgtggggagtcaGGAGAGAGCAAGtgtctgtcgtgtgtgtgtgtgtgtgtgtgtgtgtgtgtggagtcaggAGAGAGCAAGtgtctgtcgtgtgtgtgtgtgtgtgtgtgtggagtcaggAGAAAGCatgtttctgttgtgtgtgtgtggagtcaggAGAGAGCAAGtgtctgtcgtgtgtgtgtgtgtgtgtgtgtgtgtggagtcaggAGAAAGCatgtttctgttgtgtgtgtgtgtgtggagtcaggAGAGAGCatgttctgttgtgtgtgtgtgtgtgtgtgtggggggagtcaGGTGAGAGCAGGtgtctgtcgtgtgtgtgtgtgtgtgtgtgtgtgtgtgtgtgtggagtcaggAGACTGCAGGTGTCcggcgcgcgcgtgtgtgtgtgaggcttgtCCCTGGGACACGCGCTCCTAAGCGCTCCTGCTGCTGTCCCCCTCCCCTGCACCAGGGGGCAGTGTTCACAACTCGGGCAGCTTCTCTCCGTCGTACTGTGGCGGGGGGGTGATGGGCTCGATGACCACCGTGCCGGGCGCCGGGGGGTTGATGTTGAGCCGGATCTCTTTGAGGTGCAGCTTCTCGGACCTGAAGCGTCGCACGCGCAGTGGACGGAGGATTCGGCTGGCCCGGCTGGTGCTCCGctgggggggggcggggggcatCAGCGACGGCCGGGGGGGTGTGCGGGTCCAGAGGGGGGGCGGTGCTGGGCCCAGGTTCGGTTCCGTCTCCCTCGTTCTCCACGGCGGCGATGAGGTCCTCGTAGGAGGGCAGGTGGGTCGTGCTGTTGCGCAGGTTGCTCTGCCGGATCGGGTACTGACCGCCCACACGCCTCCCGGCATAGCTCGTACGCCCGTAGTTAGAGGCGCCAGCCGACCTCAGACCTGCCTGCGCCTCGCCCAGACGCCTTGCACTTCGCACGCACATCGTTAAGCACTCGGACAGCAGAGAGAAGTGTTACTGGGGAAAAGGGTCCCTGAAGTCATCTAggtgtgtgagaatgtgcactggtgtgtgtgtgtgtgtgtgtgtgtgtatgtttgtcagtatctatgtatgtacgtgtgtgtgtgtgagagagagactcacgaGTCCCcctcctcagtgtgtgtgtgtgtgtgactcacgaGTCCCCCTCCtcagtgtgtatgtacgtgtgtgtctatgtatgtgtgtgtgtgtgtgtgtgtatttgtgtgtgtatgtgtgtgtgtatgtgtgtatgtgtgtgtgtgtgtgtgtgtgagagactcacGAGTCCCcctcctcagtgtgtgtgtgtgtgtgactcacgaGTCCCCCTCCtcagtgtgtatgtacgtgtgtgtctatgtacgtgtgtgtgtgtgtgtgtgtatttgtgtgtgtatgtgtgtgtgtgtgtgtgtatgtgtgtgtgtgtgtgtgtgagagactcacGAGTCCCCCTCCCaggtgtgtatgtacgtgtgtgtgtatgtgtgtgtgtgtgtgtgtgtgtgtgtgtgtgtgtgtgtgtgtgtgtgtgtgtcacgagTCCGCCTCCTCTCCTTGGTCGCTGAACTGGGCCCCTGCTGTGTCCTGCT encodes the following:
- the tmem51b gene encoding LOW QUALITY PROTEIN: transmembrane protein 51b (The sequence of the model RefSeq protein was modified relative to this genomic sequence to represent the inferred CDS: deleted 1 base in 1 codon): MCSSGTGLCGSGGEGGAQRRSTQSSSGSRYALCALGVGLVALGVVMIIWTVVPLDAATNQNDTLLKPHPTDGPDEEEESKTKTSSVAFVLVGSGAAILLLAVCLGVREKKRVQRRGAQQDTAGAQFSDQGEEADSARRLGEAQAGLRSAGASNYGRTSYAGRRVGGQYPIRQSNLRNSTTHLPSYEDLIAAVENEGDGTEPGPSTAPPLDPHTPPAVADAPAPPQRSTSRASRILRPLRVRRFRSEKLHLKEIRLNINPPAPGTVVIEPITPPPQYDGEKLPEL